A part of Sandaracinaceae bacterium genomic DNA contains:
- a CDS encoding ketoacyl-ACP synthase III, which produces MIDPERPTPQLHCRISAVAHHLPARVWSNQDIIDTYGLRLKDTWVRENIGVRERRWCEPGESTSSLAAEVCRALLAKTGFTPRDVDRLIVATVSPDVPTPSTACVTQSLFAPEARFPAVDVVAACGGFLYALDYGRRCVQTGDQRVLVVAAEIRSAFLNKQDRRTVMLFGDGAAGVLLEPTRGDEVGLVDTQVFAEGAHWQAISVPAGGTQRPTSAETLANHEHSITMRDGGSIFERAVDEMAALTQEICDQHGVQLGDVAFFAFHQASGRIVRRVCELLGVPESKTRVDFETLGNCTAASVPLVLSLAVEAGQVQQGDLVVAVATGGGFTAGAALFRWELP; this is translated from the coding sequence GTGATCGACCCCGAGCGCCCTACCCCACAGCTGCATTGCCGCATCTCCGCCGTGGCCCACCACCTGCCCGCGCGCGTGTGGAGCAACCAGGACATCATCGACACGTACGGCTTGCGCCTCAAAGACACGTGGGTGCGTGAGAACATCGGCGTGCGCGAGCGGCGCTGGTGCGAGCCGGGTGAGAGCACCAGCAGCCTGGCGGCCGAGGTGTGCCGCGCGCTCTTGGCCAAGACGGGCTTCACCCCGCGCGACGTGGACCGCTTGATCGTGGCCACGGTGTCACCCGACGTGCCCACGCCCAGCACGGCGTGCGTCACGCAGTCGCTGTTCGCGCCCGAAGCGCGCTTCCCCGCCGTGGACGTGGTGGCCGCGTGCGGCGGCTTCCTGTACGCGCTCGACTACGGCAGGCGCTGCGTGCAGACCGGCGACCAGCGCGTGCTGGTGGTGGCCGCCGAGATCCGCAGCGCGTTCCTGAACAAGCAGGACCGGCGCACCGTGATGCTGTTCGGCGACGGCGCGGCCGGGGTGCTGCTCGAGCCCACGCGCGGAGACGAGGTGGGCCTCGTGGACACGCAGGTCTTCGCCGAGGGCGCGCACTGGCAGGCCATCTCGGTGCCAGCCGGTGGCACGCAGCGGCCCACCAGCGCCGAGACGCTGGCCAACCACGAGCACAGCATCACCATGCGCGACGGCGGCAGCATCTTCGAACGCGCGGTGGACGAGATGGCGGCGCTCACCCAGGAGATCTGCGACCAGCACGGTGTGCAGCTGGGCGACGTGGCCTTCTTCGCGTTCCATCAGGCCAGCGGGCGCATCGTGCGGCGGGTGTGCGAACTGCTGGGCGTGCCCGAGTCGAAGACGCGCGTGGACTTCGAGACGCTGGGCAACTGCACCGCCGCTTCGGTGCCGCTGGTGCTCAGCCTGGCCGTAGAGGCGGGGCAGGTACAGCAAGGCGACCTAGTGGTGGCCGTGGCCACGGGTGGGGGCTTCACGGCCGGCGCGGCGCTCTTCCGCTGGGAGCTGCCATGA
- a CDS encoding SDR family oxidoreductase: MIVTKPWEACRAWVTGGSSGIGHGFAMALAARGCEVHITTRDPTGGAAVAALAAIQAASDEWAQGRARTPRRAQAHALDLADEASVVALVKLLRTNAPDLFVHSAHVFVPHAPVVSLGHEALAEGLRVNVASAYALLRGAARPMSRAGFGRILILGSLASQLGGVGQVAYITEKAALEGLSRAFSSELAGRGVLVNVVHPGIVDTANVRARVDARVLRAFARRAASGRLLQVDEVVRASLTFLDPNQCALTGQSLRISGGVDALPALLHAGAEGSAEEDESRASASESEPT; the protein is encoded by the coding sequence ATGATCGTGACGAAGCCGTGGGAGGCGTGCCGCGCCTGGGTCACCGGTGGCAGCAGCGGCATTGGCCACGGCTTTGCCATGGCGCTGGCGGCGCGCGGCTGTGAGGTGCACATCACCACGCGCGACCCTACCGGAGGCGCCGCCGTGGCAGCGCTGGCCGCCATTCAGGCCGCGTCCGACGAATGGGCGCAGGGGCGCGCGCGCACTCCCCGCCGCGCGCAAGCCCACGCGCTCGACCTCGCCGACGAGGCCAGCGTGGTGGCGTTGGTGAAGCTGCTGCGCACCAACGCGCCGGACCTCTTCGTGCACTCCGCGCACGTCTTCGTGCCCCACGCGCCGGTGGTCTCACTGGGCCACGAAGCGCTCGCCGAGGGGCTGCGCGTGAACGTGGCCTCGGCCTACGCGCTCCTGCGCGGCGCCGCGCGTCCCATGAGCCGCGCGGGCTTCGGGCGCATCCTGATCCTGGGCAGCCTGGCATCGCAGCTCGGCGGCGTGGGTCAGGTGGCGTACATCACGGAGAAGGCAGCCCTCGAGGGGCTGAGCCGCGCGTTCTCGAGCGAGCTCGCGGGCCGTGGTGTGCTGGTGAACGTGGTGCACCCCGGCATCGTGGACACCGCCAACGTGCGCGCGCGCGTGGACGCACGGGTGCTGCGCGCCTTCGCCCGCCGGGCGGCCAGCGGGCGCTTGCTGCAGGTGGACGAGGTGGTGCGCGCATCCCTCACGTTCCTGGACCCCAACCAGTGCGCCCTCACAGGGCAGTCGCTGCGCATCTCGGGGGGCGTGGACGCCCTGCCCGCGCTGCTGCACGCGGGGGCCGAGGGCAGCGCTGAGGAGGACGAGAGCCGGGCTTCCGCATCCGAGAGCGAGCCCACGTGA
- a CDS encoding alpha/beta hydrolase, whose translation MSRPVLALLPPLGHDSTLFAPLKDRLRDTWDVHALDYPGFGSRAHVTLPQLAARAVDDAGRRALLDALVADAHAQLHERDVLPDVLGGVSLGGTLSLRLHSLLAQPPRALLLMASGGRRVASVRQQGVRAAMDQLGDVPFAHEHLGLAAGAEQHYARVTPEVSAYLEHLRLRVWEGTGVEARARAAVAMLDAALSIDFEDAMRSNRIRALVIAGDRDRIFTPRYIARYAQVLTASETVLLPGVGHYPPLEAPDEVAALVRRALPEKAARP comes from the coding sequence GTGAGTCGCCCCGTGCTCGCGCTCCTCCCGCCGCTCGGGCACGACAGCACGCTCTTCGCGCCCCTCAAAGACCGCCTGCGGGACACCTGGGACGTGCACGCGTTGGACTACCCAGGCTTCGGATCGCGCGCCCACGTCACGCTGCCGCAGCTGGCCGCTCGCGCCGTGGATGACGCCGGGCGCCGGGCGCTGCTGGACGCGCTGGTGGCCGACGCGCATGCGCAGCTCCACGAGCGGGATGTGCTGCCGGACGTCCTGGGCGGTGTGTCGCTGGGGGGCACGCTGTCGCTGCGGCTGCACAGCCTGCTGGCGCAGCCGCCACGGGCGCTGCTGCTGATGGCGTCTGGGGGGCGACGGGTGGCCAGCGTGCGCCAGCAGGGCGTGCGCGCGGCCATGGACCAGCTGGGCGACGTGCCCTTCGCCCACGAGCACCTGGGCCTCGCCGCCGGGGCCGAGCAGCACTACGCCCGCGTGACCCCCGAGGTGAGCGCGTACCTCGAACACCTGCGCTTGCGCGTGTGGGAGGGCACAGGCGTCGAGGCCCGCGCCCGCGCCGCCGTGGCCATGTTGGACGCCGCGCTGTCCATCGACTTCGAGGACGCGATGCGCAGCAACCGCATCCGCGCGCTGGTCATCGCCGGAGACCGCGACCGCATCTTCACGCCGCGGTACATCGCCCGCTATGCGCAGGTGCTCACCGCGAGCGAGACGGTGTTGCTGCCGGGCGTGGGCCACTACCCGCCGCTCGAGGCGCCCGACGAGGTCGCCGCCCTGGTACGCCGTGCGCTACCCGAGAAAGCCGCCCGACCCTAG
- a CDS encoding iron-containing redox enzyme family protein codes for MALLEESAFVTHLMKGEHVLPLYTAYLQQAYHFVRLTSSFTPLSARRMDPDLLALRQWILHHSAHEMGHELMALDDLGLLGVPRETVRHSDPLPGTWAWVNFFHYEVTNRRPIAAMGVLYFLEGMAAKLAPIVGKQLAQVLTGEQRKAVSFVQEHGELDAEHSEEGREMIALYCTDPLDADELERTILLGGSIKRFLLDDLVQKTLAGR; via the coding sequence GTGGCGTTGCTGGAAGAGAGCGCGTTCGTGACGCACCTCATGAAGGGTGAGCACGTGCTGCCGCTCTACACGGCGTACCTGCAGCAGGCCTATCACTTCGTGCGGCTGACCTCGTCGTTCACTCCGCTGTCGGCGCGGCGCATGGACCCGGACTTGCTCGCGCTGCGTCAGTGGATCCTGCACCATTCGGCGCACGAGATGGGCCACGAGCTCATGGCGCTGGACGACCTCGGGCTGCTGGGCGTGCCGCGCGAGACGGTGCGGCACAGCGACCCGCTGCCGGGCACGTGGGCCTGGGTGAACTTCTTCCACTACGAGGTCACCAACCGCCGCCCCATCGCGGCCATGGGGGTGCTCTACTTCCTCGAGGGCATGGCTGCCAAGCTGGCACCCATCGTGGGGAAGCAGCTGGCTCAGGTGCTCACGGGCGAGCAGCGCAAGGCCGTGTCGTTCGTGCAAGAGCACGGCGAGCTGGACGCCGAGCACAGCGAAGAAGGCCGCGAGATGATCGCGCTCTACTGCACCGACCCGCTGGACGCCGACGAGCTCGAGCGCACCATCCTGCTGGGTGGCTCCATCAAGCGCTTCCTACTGGACGACCTGGTGCAGAAGACCCTAGCGGGCCGCTGA
- a CDS encoding acyl carrier protein: MTASTLTEDALKALIADICRVDPATITNGTRFIADLNMDSLASLDLLTELEEEWEIEVTQEDARNIRTYGELWAFIATQ, from the coding sequence ATGACTGCCTCCACCCTGACCGAAGACGCCCTCAAGGCGCTGATCGCGGACATCTGCCGCGTGGACCCCGCCACCATCACGAACGGCACGCGCTTCATCGCGGACCTCAACATGGACTCGCTGGCCAGCCTGGACCTGCTGACAGAGCTCGAGGAAGAGTGGGAGATCGAGGTCACGCAGGAAGACGCGCGCAACATTCGCACCTACGGTGAACTCTGGGCGTTCATCGCCACGCAGTAG
- a CDS encoding acetyl-CoA carboxylase biotin carboxyl carrier protein subunit: MTRFRTDSGERVVATRDEHGQLWLDVRSLHGETRRYGPLPPERPEGRSPGAGRARSPSADTGDTLHARTAGQVARVHVAPGDVVTAGALLLVMELMKMEVELRAPRDGRVAEVHVAAGDVVARAALLVRFEPA; this comes from the coding sequence ATGACCCGCTTTCGCACCGACTCGGGCGAGCGTGTGGTGGCCACGCGCGACGAGCACGGCCAGCTGTGGCTCGACGTGCGCAGCCTGCACGGCGAGACGCGACGCTATGGGCCTCTGCCGCCGGAGCGGCCAGAGGGACGCAGCCCGGGAGCGGGTCGCGCGCGCTCGCCCAGCGCAGACACGGGCGACACTCTGCATGCACGCACCGCGGGCCAGGTGGCGCGCGTCCACGTTGCCCCAGGCGATGTGGTCACCGCAGGCGCGCTCTTGCTGGTGATGGAGCTGATGAAGATGGAGGTGGAGCTGCGAGCTCCGCGCGACGGGCGCGTGGCCGAGGTGCACGTGGCCGCAGGCGACGTGGTCGCACGCGCGGCGCTCCTGGTGCGGTTCGAGCCCGCCTGA
- a CDS encoding acetyl-CoA carboxylase biotin carboxylase subunit (an AccC homodimer forms the biotin carboxylase subunit of the acetyl CoA carboxylase, an enzyme that catalyzes the formation of malonyl-CoA, which in turn controls the rate of fatty acid metabolism), which yields MSVSTPRVPRLLVFQRGEIAVRACLAARALRVPSVLFVTPADVDSLACDHADELYLHDRAEARESFQSLDALRAAIARTGATHVYPGYGFLSESETLAAAVIDAGATFVGPDPGTLGRLADKGRAREFADEAGLPHLGVSLATVPGPGAYPLMLKAAAGGGGRGNLRVDQPGDLPAARERLAARAQQLFGDAALIAERYVTCARHVEVQFFGFGEAGCAVLGTRDCSLQRRHQKVLEEGPASARARELLVPLLPGFTAALARMGYCGAGTLELLHDLDADALYFMEVNPRIQVEHPVTECLVGIDLVRLQLELALGAPPAALRARIVDAERDTLASRGHAIEARVVAEDPANDYAPETGTLVRFELGQAPFARWDAGYREGARVGAHYDGLLAKLIVWGATRAEALERLAQVLDATHVHGLRTNLPLLRSLASDATVLADVHDTGTLERRPAVIAHADVSPLDAALLREAWRLTEAEGAHAHTAQPALSNHPSLGQSWKDGHRR from the coding sequence GTGAGCGTGAGCACGCCGCGCGTACCCCGCCTGCTGGTGTTCCAGCGTGGGGAGATCGCCGTGCGAGCGTGCCTCGCGGCGCGCGCCCTGCGGGTGCCCAGTGTGCTGTTCGTGACGCCCGCGGACGTGGACTCGCTGGCGTGCGACCACGCGGACGAGCTCTACCTGCACGACCGCGCGGAGGCGCGCGAGTCGTTCCAGAGCCTCGACGCGTTGCGGGCCGCTATCGCGCGCACCGGGGCCACGCACGTGTATCCCGGCTATGGCTTCTTGTCCGAGTCCGAGACGCTCGCGGCGGCCGTGATCGACGCAGGGGCCACCTTCGTGGGGCCCGACCCCGGCACGCTCGGGCGCTTGGCCGACAAGGGGCGCGCGCGGGAGTTCGCCGACGAGGCGGGGCTGCCGCACCTGGGCGTGTCGCTCGCCACGGTGCCCGGACCGGGCGCCTACCCGCTCATGCTGAAGGCCGCCGCAGGGGGCGGCGGGCGCGGCAACCTGCGTGTGGACCAGCCCGGCGACCTGCCCGCTGCGCGCGAGCGCCTGGCCGCCCGCGCGCAGCAGCTCTTCGGGGATGCCGCGTTGATCGCGGAGCGCTACGTGACCTGCGCTCGCCACGTGGAGGTGCAGTTCTTCGGGTTCGGTGAGGCCGGCTGCGCCGTGCTGGGCACGCGTGACTGCTCGCTCCAGCGGCGCCACCAGAAGGTGCTCGAGGAGGGGCCCGCGAGCGCTCGTGCCCGTGAGCTGCTGGTGCCGTTGTTGCCGGGCTTCACCGCCGCGCTCGCCCGCATGGGGTACTGCGGGGCGGGCACCCTCGAGCTGCTGCACGACCTCGACGCCGACGCGCTCTACTTCATGGAGGTGAACCCGCGCATCCAGGTGGAGCACCCCGTCACGGAGTGCTTGGTGGGCATCGACCTGGTGCGCCTGCAGCTGGAACTCGCGCTCGGTGCGCCACCCGCTGCGCTGCGCGCGCGCATCGTCGATGCGGAGCGAGACACGCTGGCTTCACGCGGGCACGCCATCGAGGCGCGTGTGGTGGCCGAGGATCCCGCCAACGACTACGCGCCCGAGACGGGCACGCTCGTGCGCTTCGAGCTGGGCCAGGCGCCCTTCGCGCGCTGGGATGCGGGCTATCGCGAGGGCGCGCGCGTGGGGGCGCACTACGACGGCCTGTTGGCCAAGCTGATCGTCTGGGGGGCCACGCGAGCGGAGGCGCTCGAGCGCCTGGCCCAGGTGCTGGACGCGACGCACGTGCACGGCCTGCGCACCAACCTGCCCCTGCTGCGCTCCTTGGCCAGTGACGCGACCGTGCTGGCCGATGTGCACGACACGGGCACGCTCGAGCGACGCCCCGCTGTGATCGCCCACGCCGATGTGTCCCCGCTCGACGCGGCGCTGCTGCGCGAAGCCTGGCGCCTGACCGAGGCCGAGGGCGCCCACGCGCACACGGCGCAGCCGGCGCTCAGCAACCATCCATCACTTGGCCAGAGCTGGAAGGATGGGCACCGCCGATGA
- a CDS encoding acyl-CoA dehydrogenase family protein, which translates to MTRAELLAQGADLERRLGSPQDHASVTGFRAALSADEHERFPDDAWDALVGLGYFELFVPPDLGGRFSQLSELLLMGRLVARRDLALAIAAGQCLLGALPVWIAGSPALRERQAALLLGGQAGALALTEEAHGSDLAGGEVQALSSAPGAFTLTGAKWCINNATRGHSLTVLARTDPAGGPRGFSLLFLDKQALGEAGQLTRYVPLPKLRTQGIRAADISGARFDQLEVPHAALVGKPGRGLDVVLRTLQVSRTLCAAFSLGAADSALRAALDFVSTRRLYGDDLLALPAVQRLIARAALHLHQADALAVLACRVAGEAPEQLSVLSAVVKLAVPALCQRVIDDSVTLLGARHYLREEPFAHVQKLCRDAALVTLFDGSAEVNRHVLAGQLGALVAARGSEVELRGGEAEALLRRASALDEPAAVLDLGELRTSARGRDDVLNALFALPPEHPIAVARVRFDARVMHAQAAGHAPRDVAFFELADDYVRLVTAAALEHIRRARPTTGLLSELSDAAHQQFLAAALAPESFRASDAPELMAQAVAHALREHAAQRLFGALPVELAQ; encoded by the coding sequence ATGACGCGCGCCGAGCTCCTGGCGCAGGGTGCCGACCTCGAGCGCCGCCTGGGCAGTCCGCAAGACCACGCGAGCGTCACGGGTTTCCGCGCTGCGCTCTCGGCCGACGAGCACGAGCGCTTTCCAGACGACGCATGGGACGCGCTGGTGGGGCTCGGCTACTTCGAGCTGTTCGTGCCGCCCGATCTCGGCGGCCGCTTCTCGCAGCTGAGCGAGCTGCTGTTGATGGGGCGCCTGGTCGCGCGCCGTGATCTCGCGCTGGCCATCGCCGCCGGGCAATGTCTGCTGGGTGCGCTGCCCGTGTGGATCGCCGGCTCACCCGCGCTGCGCGAACGGCAGGCCGCGCTCCTCCTCGGCGGGCAGGCGGGCGCGCTGGCCCTCACGGAAGAGGCGCACGGCAGCGACCTCGCGGGCGGCGAGGTGCAGGCCCTGTCGAGCGCACCGGGGGCCTTCACGCTCACGGGCGCCAAGTGGTGCATCAACAACGCCACGCGCGGTCACTCGCTCACCGTGTTGGCGCGCACCGACCCGGCGGGGGGGCCGCGCGGCTTCTCGCTGCTGTTCCTGGACAAGCAGGCGCTCGGGGAGGCAGGCCAGCTCACGCGCTATGTGCCGCTGCCCAAGCTGCGCACGCAGGGCATCCGTGCGGCGGACATCAGCGGGGCGCGCTTCGATCAGCTCGAGGTGCCGCACGCTGCGCTCGTGGGGAAGCCCGGTCGGGGGCTCGACGTGGTGCTGCGCACGCTGCAGGTGTCGCGCACGCTCTGCGCCGCGTTCAGCCTCGGGGCCGCCGACAGCGCGCTGCGGGCGGCGCTCGACTTCGTGAGCACGCGGCGCTTGTACGGGGACGACCTCCTGGCGCTGCCCGCGGTGCAGCGGCTCATCGCCCGCGCCGCGCTGCACCTTCACCAGGCCGACGCGCTGGCGGTGCTGGCCTGCCGCGTGGCCGGCGAGGCGCCCGAGCAGCTGAGCGTGCTCTCGGCCGTGGTGAAGCTGGCGGTGCCGGCGCTCTGCCAGCGCGTCATCGACGACAGCGTGACGCTGCTGGGGGCACGCCACTACCTGCGCGAGGAGCCTTTCGCGCACGTCCAGAAGCTGTGCCGTGATGCTGCGTTGGTCACGCTCTTCGACGGCAGCGCCGAGGTGAACCGGCACGTGCTGGCCGGCCAGCTGGGGGCATTGGTGGCCGCGCGCGGGAGCGAGGTGGAGCTGCGCGGGGGTGAGGCCGAGGCCTTGCTGCGTCGCGCGAGCGCGCTCGACGAGCCCGCTGCGGTGCTGGACCTCGGAGAGCTGCGCACCAGCGCGCGCGGCCGCGACGATGTGCTCAACGCGTTGTTCGCGTTGCCGCCGGAGCACCCCATCGCCGTGGCGCGGGTTCGCTTCGATGCACGCGTGATGCACGCCCAAGCGGCGGGCCATGCCCCGCGCGACGTCGCGTTCTTCGAGCTGGCCGACGACTACGTGCGCTTGGTCACGGCGGCGGCGCTCGAGCACATCCGCCGCGCGCGTCCCACCACGGGGCTGCTGTCCGAGCTGAGCGACGCGGCGCACCAACAGTTCCTCGCGGCGGCCCTCGCGCCCGAGTCCTTCCGCGCCAGCGACGCGCCCGAGCTGATGGCGCAGGCGGTGGCTCATGCCCTGCGCGAACACGCGGCGCAGCGCCTCTTCGGCGCCCTGCCGGTGGAGCTGGCCCAGTGA
- a CDS encoding acetyl CoA carboxylase subunit alpha, with translation MSESPPSERKRRLGLDPESLIHALVDADSWLPLTPGGASSPYRYGPEVCTGLATIESRRVALYVIDSTHDKGFVTSAGADKIRRVMDRAEELGVPVIALLASAGVSVEEGLKSGEAYTRVITGNIRLSAVVPQIAVVLSVTMGAPAYSATLQDFVLFNKSRSHLMVTGPAVVASVLGETPTLAELGGAGVHAETTGIADIVDRTLEDQLERVRELLRYLPSHRLMDPPRAAVVQPSAALPQVPARPELAFDMLSFIEGLMDGSVFLELGALTGGAMLTGFAHLGGHVVGVVANQSLESGGAITALAARKGARFIRRCDAYNIPILNLIDVPGFMPGVAEESAGLLRHGANLCQAMTTSVPRLSVVVRKCYGAAAFVMLQTRSQDGDVVLALEGSRIAVMGFDAARQLVFRDAGADTTEESLRQRYFHEYESPAVAYAAGMIDEVVTPDALRGRLIQHLDWLAQKRERPAVARRHLLAP, from the coding sequence ATGTCCGAGTCTCCACCAAGCGAGCGCAAGCGCCGGCTCGGGCTCGACCCCGAGAGCCTGATCCATGCGCTGGTCGACGCGGACAGCTGGCTTCCGCTAACGCCCGGCGGCGCGAGCAGCCCCTACCGCTACGGCCCCGAGGTGTGCACCGGGCTCGCCACCATCGAAAGTCGCCGGGTGGCGCTCTACGTCATCGACTCCACGCATGACAAGGGGTTCGTGACGTCCGCGGGAGCCGACAAGATCCGCCGCGTGATGGACCGCGCCGAAGAGCTGGGTGTGCCCGTCATCGCGCTGCTGGCGTCGGCCGGGGTGTCCGTCGAAGAGGGGCTCAAGAGCGGCGAGGCCTACACGCGGGTCATCACCGGCAACATCCGGCTCTCGGCGGTGGTCCCGCAGATCGCGGTGGTGCTGTCGGTGACCATGGGCGCGCCGGCGTACAGCGCCACGCTGCAAGACTTCGTGTTGTTCAACAAGTCGCGCAGCCACCTGATGGTCACCGGCCCCGCCGTGGTCGCGAGCGTGCTGGGCGAGACCCCCACCCTGGCCGAGCTCGGCGGCGCTGGCGTGCACGCCGAGACCACGGGCATCGCCGACATCGTGGACCGCACGCTCGAGGACCAGCTGGAGCGCGTGCGCGAGCTGCTGCGCTACCTGCCGAGCCACCGCCTGATGGATCCGCCGCGCGCTGCCGTGGTGCAGCCCAGCGCCGCCCTCCCGCAGGTGCCTGCGCGGCCCGAGCTGGCGTTCGACATGCTGAGCTTCATCGAGGGGCTGATGGACGGGTCCGTGTTCCTCGAGCTGGGCGCGCTCACGGGCGGCGCCATGCTCACTGGCTTCGCGCACCTGGGCGGTCACGTGGTGGGCGTGGTCGCCAACCAGAGCCTCGAGAGCGGCGGGGCCATCACGGCGCTCGCAGCCCGGAAGGGGGCCCGTTTCATCCGGCGCTGCGACGCGTACAACATCCCCATCCTCAACCTGATCGACGTGCCTGGCTTCATGCCCGGCGTGGCCGAGGAGAGCGCGGGCCTGCTGCGCCACGGCGCGAACCTCTGCCAGGCCATGACCACCAGCGTCCCGCGCCTGAGCGTGGTGGTCCGCAAGTGCTACGGCGCTGCCGCGTTCGTCATGCTGCAGACGCGCAGCCAGGACGGCGACGTGGTGCTGGCCCTCGAAGGCAGCCGCATCGCGGTCATGGGCTTCGACGCGGCGCGCCAGCTGGTCTTTCGCGACGCGGGCGCCGACACCACGGAGGAGAGCCTCCGGCAGCGCTACTTCCATGAGTACGAGTCACCCGCCGTGGCCTACGCAGCCGGCATGATCGACGAAGTGGTCACGCCGGACGCCCTGCGCGGGCGGCTCATCCAGCACCTCGACTGGCTGGCTCAGAAGCGCGAGCGGCCCGCGGTGGCGCGGCGTCATCTGCTGGCGCCGTGA
- a CDS encoding nuclear transport factor 2 family protein — protein sequence MRVEDTLAIHERLFAYSEAIDQQRFDHLAHVFTADAELDFRQTGGPCCALPEMQVFLAQELSRYRRLQHFISNVRVHFDDDDSELATARSYVLAQHGYLHEGRMRFFQLGGEYDDKLVRRPGGWRITSRVLHLRWLDGDVPRSPALAGS from the coding sequence ATGCGCGTCGAAGACACCCTGGCCATCCACGAACGGCTCTTCGCCTACAGCGAGGCCATCGACCAGCAGCGCTTCGACCATCTGGCGCACGTCTTCACGGCGGACGCGGAGCTCGACTTCCGGCAGACGGGTGGCCCGTGCTGTGCGCTGCCCGAGATGCAGGTGTTCCTGGCGCAGGAGCTGAGCCGCTACCGCCGGCTCCAGCACTTCATCAGCAACGTGCGCGTGCACTTCGACGACGACGACAGCGAGCTTGCCACCGCGCGCTCCTACGTGCTGGCGCAGCATGGGTATCTGCACGAGGGCCGAATGCGCTTCTTTCAGCTGGGAGGCGAGTACGACGACAAGCTGGTGCGCCGCCCGGGGGGCTGGCGCATCACGTCGCGCGTGCTGCACCTGCGCTGGCTCGACGGTGACGTTCCGCGCAGTCCGGCGCTCGCTGGGTCCTGA
- a CDS encoding group 1 truncated hemoglobin, producing the protein MAEPSDFERLGGEPVLRRVIDTFVDRCFDDMMIGFHFRAADRERVKRFEYQHAASFFGADVAYEGRPLTKAHGAHNILGGQFMRRRQILLETARAQGLPADVIERWLAHQDSLRGEITRQVGSGCDD; encoded by the coding sequence GTGGCTGAGCCGAGCGACTTCGAGCGCCTGGGTGGCGAGCCCGTGTTGCGCCGCGTGATCGATACGTTCGTGGACCGCTGCTTCGACGACATGATGATCGGCTTCCACTTTCGCGCCGCTGACCGCGAGCGGGTGAAGCGCTTCGAGTACCAGCACGCGGCCAGCTTCTTCGGGGCCGACGTGGCCTACGAGGGGCGACCGCTGACCAAGGCGCACGGGGCCCACAACATCTTGGGCGGTCAGTTCATGCGCCGCCGGCAGATCTTGCTCGAGACCGCGCGCGCCCAAGGCTTGCCCGCCGATGTGATCGAGCGTTGGCTCGCGCACCAGGACTCGCTGCGTGGCGAGATCACGCGGCAGGTGGGCTCGGGCTGCGACGACTGA